In Leptospira perdikensis, a single genomic region encodes these proteins:
- a CDS encoding NAD(P)H-dependent oxidoreductase encodes MQTKQRNLLVILGHPNPNSLCGHLAESYVNVAKKSGHNVNFLKLSELKFDYNLYSGHKKDIVQTLEPDLAYSQKLITDADHLVFVFPSWWASMPAVLKAWIDRVFLPGFAFKYRKNSPFPEKLLLGKTSRIMVTMDAPSWYYRWFNKSPGIQLLKFGTLEFCGVSKIKVNIFGEVRTRKSQHFLKWTKFVESLAIKGV; translated from the coding sequence ATGCAAACAAAACAAAGAAATCTTCTCGTTATCCTGGGTCATCCGAATCCGAATTCTCTTTGTGGGCATTTGGCGGAATCCTATGTAAATGTCGCAAAAAAATCAGGTCACAATGTTAACTTTTTAAAACTTTCAGAGTTAAAATTTGATTATAATTTGTATTCAGGTCATAAAAAAGATATTGTACAAACCCTTGAACCTGATTTGGCATATAGTCAGAAATTAATAACAGATGCGGACCATTTAGTTTTTGTATTTCCGAGTTGGTGGGCGAGTATGCCTGCAGTTTTAAAAGCTTGGATTGATCGTGTTTTTTTACCTGGTTTTGCCTTTAAATATAGAAAAAACTCTCCTTTCCCCGAAAAACTTTTGTTAGGAAAAACTTCTCGAATTATGGTAACTATGGATGCACCTAGTTGGTATTACAGATGGTTTAATAAATCTCCTGGTATCCAATTGTTAAAGTTTGGTACTTTGGAATTTTGCGGAGTTTCAAAAATTAAAGTGAATATTTTTGGAGAAGTGAGAACTCGAAAATCGCAACATTTTCTCAAATGGACAAAGTTTGTAGAGTCTTTGGCAATCAAAGGAGTATGA
- a CDS encoding alpha/beta fold hydrolase has product MHFVNTELHNFESNGKYLNFEGHSIFYRTIGEGECLFLLHGYPFNSFDWSLIIPKLSENRKIVLLDFLGMGFSDKPQNHCYSFEEYAKIVNEIAKHLNVIEAEILAHDLAVSVVQEMLSSPEKNSFKISSIAFMNGGLFTDVYKPRLIQRLLSQTPNCIGKFLSKRMSRKSVETSLLRVFGPNTQPDPKWLNVFWEILNFKDGKSIAYLIGRLVFEKVRYQNRWIHAMTNTTIPFCYICGPKDPNSGIHMANRFAEVLPTKPIYFLSEMIGHWPQIESPEEVVSAYYQFINGLKQSNET; this is encoded by the coding sequence ATGCATTTTGTTAATACGGAACTTCATAACTTTGAATCCAATGGCAAATACTTAAACTTCGAAGGCCATTCCATATTCTATCGTACGATCGGAGAAGGTGAATGTTTATTTCTATTACATGGCTATCCATTTAATAGTTTTGATTGGAGTTTGATAATTCCTAAATTATCTGAAAACAGAAAAATCGTTCTTTTGGACTTCTTAGGTATGGGTTTTTCCGATAAACCACAAAATCACTGTTATTCATTTGAAGAATATGCGAAGATAGTCAATGAAATTGCAAAACATCTGAATGTGATAGAAGCAGAGATATTGGCTCATGATTTAGCAGTCAGTGTAGTTCAAGAAATGTTATCATCACCCGAAAAAAACTCATTCAAAATTAGTTCTATTGCTTTTATGAATGGAGGATTATTCACTGATGTCTACAAACCAAGACTCATTCAAAGGCTATTATCACAAACCCCTAATTGTATCGGAAAATTTTTAAGTAAAAGAATGAGTCGTAAATCGGTAGAAACATCTCTCTTGCGAGTTTTTGGACCGAATACACAACCGGATCCAAAATGGTTAAATGTCTTTTGGGAAATTTTGAATTTTAAGGATGGTAAATCCATCGCTTATTTGATTGGTCGTTTGGTATTTGAAAAGGTTCGTTATCAAAATCGATGGATTCATGCGATGACAAATACAACGATACCTTTCTGTTATATATGCGGTCCAAAAGATCCAAACTCTGGTATACATATGGCAAATCGTTTTGCAGAAGTTCTTCCAACAAAACCTATATACTTTTTGTCAGAAATGATCGGTCATTGGCCACAAATTGAGTCGCCGGAAGAAGTTGTCTCTGCATACTATCAATTTATCAACGGTCTAAAACAATCGAATGAAACGTGA
- a CDS encoding PadR family transcriptional regulator: protein MKRESKTQYALLGILSQCEMNGYEIRKYIESTISFFWSESFGQIYPTLSKLEEEGLIREWEKTDVSGKKKKVYKITRPGLETFRRWMDESPIQSNKRNELLFKVFFGRHMNPKLLTQHLEEEIRKQKEDLKTLKSFQKELDTDWDKHPDQEYWYLTLEYAEKQAKLNLDWIDKVKNKINT from the coding sequence ATGAAACGTGAAAGTAAAACACAATATGCACTGTTAGGAATTCTTTCCCAATGTGAAATGAATGGATATGAAATTCGGAAATACATTGAATCCACAATTAGTTTTTTTTGGAGTGAAAGTTTTGGTCAAATTTATCCCACTCTTTCTAAGTTAGAAGAAGAAGGTTTGATCCGTGAATGGGAGAAAACGGATGTTAGTGGGAAAAAGAAAAAAGTATATAAAATCACTAGGCCTGGATTAGAAACTTTTCGACGTTGGATGGACGAGTCCCCCATTCAATCAAACAAAAGAAATGAATTGTTATTTAAGGTTTTTTTTGGAAGGCATATGAATCCCAAATTATTAACTCAACATTTGGAAGAGGAGATTCGCAAACAAAAAGAAGATTTAAAAACACTTAAGAGTTTCCAGAAAGAGTTGGATACAGACTGGGACAAACACCCAGACCAGGAATATTGGTATTTGACTCTAGAATATGCGGAGAAACAGGCAAAATTAAATTTGGATTGGATCGATAAAGTTAAAAACAAAATCAATACATAA
- a CDS encoding ABC transporter substrate-binding protein — protein MGRSSISIRFYYVFLVCFVLPFQFPIFGTEKVTLHLKWFHQFQFAGYYAALEKGYYQEAGLDVEILESTVGIKGIHEKVTRSTGQYGVGSNELIQERYAGKPVVVLAVIFQHSPSVLYFKKSSNIQSIHDLVGKRVMLTPRMDEIVAYLKKEGIKLSDLQLLEHRFRPDDLIQGRVDAYSGYSTSQAFDFQKANFPYIAYSPRVAGIDFYGDNFFTSEAEIREHPERVKAFREASLRGWQYAMNHQEEIADLIYEKYSQRSPKERLLFEAAQMTPLIQHVLVEMGYMNPGRWKHINDVYFELGMLPRNINLKGFIYDPNPPTNYDWIYYSFGILVFSLVIIWLVQWRRLNKQYSENLKKQVEVRTEELKQSNEYLQVLNQSLLNTLKELTEAQDRLLASEKLAVLGQLAAGMAHELNTPLGAIVSSNSSLSDFLNHKLKKVIETIVGFNKDDSFRFHKVLEESLKNQTFLEGKTERLIKKELAAKYTKIEKMDLYGDHMQLVVETGAFRLGDELIYILESDHSLEILEVVANISSAYRCNQIISVASEKATHVIKALKSYLVSEKDILSGDTVVDLIFEMETILSLYHYNLTKVNIVKTYLTDKRCRGNRDKLNQVWINLLNNALQAMSYSGTLEIKIQWIDPWIKVSVIDSGVGISDSIKGKIFDPFFTTKPDGGGMGLGLDICKKIVSQMDGKIELEEAQKGTCFSVWLPSANS, from the coding sequence ATGGGAAGGAGTTCTATCTCTATAAGATTTTACTATGTCTTTTTAGTTTGTTTTGTACTCCCATTCCAATTTCCCATTTTTGGAACAGAAAAAGTTACCCTCCATCTTAAGTGGTTCCACCAATTTCAGTTCGCTGGATACTATGCTGCTTTAGAAAAAGGTTATTACCAGGAAGCCGGCCTCGATGTAGAGATTCTAGAAAGTACTGTTGGAATTAAAGGAATTCATGAAAAGGTCACTCGTTCCACGGGCCAATATGGAGTCGGAAGTAATGAACTAATTCAAGAGAGATATGCAGGAAAACCAGTAGTTGTACTTGCGGTAATATTTCAACATTCCCCTTCTGTTTTATATTTTAAAAAATCATCAAACATACAAAGCATTCATGACCTCGTTGGCAAACGAGTGATGTTAACACCGAGAATGGATGAAATTGTTGCCTATTTAAAAAAAGAAGGAATTAAACTAAGCGATTTACAATTGTTAGAACATAGATTCCGACCTGATGATTTAATTCAAGGTAGAGTGGATGCTTATTCAGGTTATTCAACGTCACAAGCCTTTGATTTTCAGAAAGCAAATTTTCCTTATATTGCTTATTCTCCGAGAGTTGCTGGAATAGATTTTTACGGTGACAACTTTTTTACAAGCGAGGCAGAAATTCGAGAACATCCAGAGCGAGTGAAAGCATTTCGAGAAGCTAGTCTTCGTGGTTGGCAATATGCAATGAACCATCAGGAAGAGATTGCCGATTTGATTTACGAAAAGTATTCTCAAAGAAGCCCCAAAGAACGTTTACTTTTTGAAGCCGCACAAATGACTCCACTCATTCAACATGTTCTTGTTGAGATGGGATATATGAATCCGGGTCGTTGGAAACATATCAATGATGTGTATTTTGAACTTGGTATGCTTCCTCGAAACATTAACTTAAAAGGTTTTATATACGACCCAAATCCTCCGACTAACTATGATTGGATTTATTATTCATTTGGTATATTGGTATTTTCTTTAGTAATAATTTGGTTGGTTCAATGGCGTCGTTTAAATAAACAATATTCCGAAAATTTAAAGAAACAAGTTGAAGTGAGAACTGAAGAGTTAAAACAATCCAATGAGTATTTACAAGTTTTAAATCAAAGTCTACTCAATACTTTAAAAGAACTTACAGAAGCGCAAGATAGACTTTTAGCATCAGAAAAATTGGCGGTTCTTGGTCAGTTGGCTGCTGGGATGGCTCATGAATTAAACACTCCACTTGGTGCTATCGTATCTTCTAATTCTTCTCTTTCTGATTTTTTGAATCATAAACTAAAAAAGGTTATTGAAACCATAGTTGGATTTAATAAGGACGATTCATTTCGATTTCATAAAGTTTTGGAGGAAAGTTTAAAGAATCAAACTTTCCTAGAAGGTAAGACTGAAAGGTTGATTAAGAAAGAACTTGCTGCCAAGTATACGAAAATCGAAAAAATGGATTTGTATGGGGACCATATGCAGCTGGTAGTAGAGACCGGAGCTTTTCGTTTAGGTGACGAACTTATTTATATATTAGAAAGTGATCATTCTCTTGAGATTTTGGAAGTCGTTGCAAATATATCCTCCGCTTATCGCTGTAACCAGATCATCTCTGTTGCATCTGAGAAAGCAACACATGTGATTAAGGCTTTAAAAAGTTACCTTGTTTCTGAGAAAGATATTCTAAGTGGGGATACCGTTGTTGATCTTATATTTGAAATGGAAACCATATTGTCTCTTTATCACTATAACCTAACAAAGGTAAATATCGTAAAAACTTATTTAACAGATAAAAGATGTAGAGGAAATCGAGATAAACTCAATCAAGTTTGGATTAATTTATTAAACAATGCACTCCAAGCTATGTCCTATAGCGGAACACTTGAAATCAAAATTCAATGGATAGATCCTTGGATTAAAGTATCCGTTATTGATTCTGGTGTTGGTATTTCTGATTCAATTAAAGGGAAAATTTTTGATCCATTTTTTACAACGAAACCAGATGGCGGAGGGATGGGTTTAGGACTAGATATTTGTAAAAAAATTGTTTCACAAATGGACGGAAAAATCGAATTAGAAGAAGCGCAAAAGGGGACTTGTTTTTCGGTTTGGTTGCCCAGTGCCAATTCTTAA
- a CDS encoding DNA alkylation repair protein translates to MEPLKEMYSREWVLGLGNHLSVVDSKINPLEFQKHVFSSPWKEMELKERINRLSDVLIRYWEGPITKIYPNLILLIDRLRDHGISDFNFPYIFLNDIVTKTGLDDFETSVKVLEKITVFSSAEFAIRFFYKEHFDKTLKQMHKWSNHKEPFVRRLASEGSRPMLPWGVGIPEIKKNPEIHLSILETLWNDPNDIVRRSVANHLNDISKLNPDLVLEFCKNKFGKSQELDKNLKHALRTLLKKGNQKALGFFSYNTKWEPAKLKFSLLNKVIKVGDSLEFEILLNQSSKNKTKVRMEYKIGFLLSNGSFGYKVFQLGEKLLLPNEKLKITKRHSFAPITTRVYYPGTQTISILLNGNEYKLQKFELKRG, encoded by the coding sequence ATGGAACCTTTGAAAGAAATGTATTCCCGGGAATGGGTCCTTGGGTTAGGCAATCATTTAAGTGTTGTTGACTCTAAAATCAATCCGCTGGAATTTCAGAAACATGTGTTTTCCTCTCCGTGGAAGGAGATGGAATTAAAGGAAAGGATCAATCGGCTCTCCGATGTTTTGATTCGCTATTGGGAAGGTCCCATAACTAAAATTTACCCAAACTTAATCCTATTGATTGATAGACTTCGTGATCATGGAATTTCTGATTTTAATTTTCCATATATTTTTTTGAATGATATAGTCACCAAAACGGGGTTAGATGATTTCGAAACTTCTGTGAAGGTTTTGGAAAAAATTACAGTGTTTTCTAGTGCCGAATTTGCGATTCGTTTTTTCTACAAAGAACATTTTGATAAAACATTAAAACAAATGCATAAATGGTCAAATCACAAAGAACCATTTGTTAGAAGATTGGCTAGTGAAGGCAGCCGACCTATGTTACCTTGGGGGGTTGGGATTCCTGAAATTAAAAAAAATCCTGAAATTCATTTATCAATATTGGAAACTCTCTGGAATGATCCAAATGATATTGTTCGCAGGAGTGTCGCTAATCATTTGAATGATATTTCTAAGTTAAATCCTGACTTGGTATTAGAGTTTTGTAAGAATAAGTTTGGAAAATCACAAGAGTTAGATAAAAATTTAAAACATGCACTACGTACACTTCTAAAAAAAGGAAATCAAAAAGCCTTAGGTTTCTTTTCTTATAATACAAAATGGGAACCAGCAAAATTAAAATTTTCCTTATTGAATAAAGTAATCAAAGTCGGAGATTCCCTTGAGTTTGAAATTTTACTAAACCAATCCTCCAAGAATAAAACGAAGGTAAGAATGGAATACAAAATTGGATTTTTATTATCGAATGGTTCGTTTGGTTATAAGGTATTTCAGCTGGGAGAAAAATTGTTATTACCGAATGAAAAGCTTAAAATTACCAAAAGACATTCTTTTGCCCCCATCACTACTCGGGTCTATTATCCGGGCACACAAACAATATCTATATTGCTTAATGGTAATGAATACAAATTACAAAAATTTGAATTAAAAAGAGGATAG
- a CDS encoding alpha/beta hydrolase family esterase: MKILCLILFSGLIFSCMSLNRKLLPNEKFDLINIQNHERTYIVHYPKNWNGSPAPLLVALHGRFGSGLTMIKQTKLDLLSDSKGFIVVFPDGYRRSWADGRGNTPADENQINDVTFIESIVKRLISEGSVNSKEVFLVGHSNGGFMAQRLAVEKPDLWKGVLSVAAQISVFTLKRKSLLKTNPVSIGIMAGTDDPLVPYSGGYVRDGGEILSVDDSILRWKEWNSCTDSITKKTQNYKEDKEELSDLKIDFFRYESCANNTKVGLIQLNGLGHSWPGETPMIPFIDQGKTTKVLDGSQLVWDFMESL; encoded by the coding sequence ATGAAGATCCTTTGTTTGATTCTTTTCTCTGGTTTGATCTTTTCTTGTATGAGTTTGAATCGAAAACTTTTGCCTAATGAAAAATTTGATTTGATCAACATTCAAAACCATGAAAGGACCTATATTGTTCATTATCCAAAAAATTGGAATGGATCACCTGCTCCTTTGTTAGTTGCTCTGCATGGTCGATTTGGGTCTGGGTTAACTATGATCAAACAAACCAAATTGGATCTTTTATCAGATTCAAAAGGTTTTATTGTGGTGTTTCCTGATGGATATAGAAGGAGTTGGGCTGATGGAAGGGGAAATACTCCTGCAGACGAAAATCAAATCAACGATGTCACTTTCATTGAATCTATTGTAAAACGATTGATTTCTGAAGGTTCGGTTAATTCGAAAGAGGTTTTTTTGGTTGGTCATTCTAATGGTGGTTTTATGGCCCAAAGACTGGCAGTAGAAAAACCTGATTTGTGGAAAGGTGTTTTGAGTGTGGCAGCCCAAATATCGGTTTTTACGCTCAAAAGAAAGTCATTATTAAAAACAAATCCGGTCTCTATTGGGATAATGGCAGGCACTGATGACCCACTTGTTCCGTATAGCGGAGGTTACGTGAGAGATGGAGGAGAAATCCTTTCTGTAGATGATTCAATTTTGCGTTGGAAAGAGTGGAACTCTTGTACTGATTCTATAACTAAAAAAACGCAAAATTATAAAGAGGATAAGGAAGAACTTTCTGATTTAAAAATCGATTTTTTTCGTTATGAATCCTGTGCTAATAATACAAAAGTTGGTTTGATCCAACTGAATGGGCTTGGTCATAGTTGGCCAGGAGAAACACCCATGATTCCATTTATTGATCAAGGGAAAACAACGAAAGTGTTGGATGGTTCTCAACTTGTTTGGGACTTTATGGAAAGTCTGTGA
- a CDS encoding SDR family oxidoreductase, whose amino-acid sequence MSLSKVALVTGASRGIGLSISQMLVGLGYKVYGISRKPENCLYQNELFHLISCDLSDPKQIDQLLGRIPDKKEISLLVHNAGLAYFAPVEELSSEKIREMVNLHITAPMLLTSLLTRYLKQNQGRIIFMGSVSGKEISPWGNVYASLKAGIHHYARELFSELRKFSVKVHLIILDITKTDFYNHLNFEPDEDPKSYLLPDQIAEVIEELIISDKGWIVPEIQISPELFKLKRKKQI is encoded by the coding sequence GTGAGTTTATCAAAAGTTGCTTTAGTCACTGGGGCTTCTCGCGGGATTGGGCTTTCTATTTCTCAAATGTTAGTTGGTTTGGGATACAAAGTTTATGGAATTTCTAGAAAACCAGAAAACTGCCTTTACCAAAATGAACTTTTTCATTTGATATCTTGTGACCTTTCTGATCCTAAACAAATCGACCAATTACTTGGTCGTATTCCAGATAAAAAGGAAATTAGTTTATTGGTTCATAACGCGGGACTTGCCTATTTTGCCCCAGTAGAAGAACTTTCTTCGGAAAAAATTAGAGAGATGGTAAATCTTCATATAACAGCTCCTATGTTATTGACAAGTCTTTTGACCCGATATCTAAAACAAAATCAAGGCCGTATTATTTTTATGGGTTCTGTATCGGGAAAGGAAATTTCGCCTTGGGGGAATGTTTATGCCTCTCTCAAAGCAGGAATCCATCATTACGCAAGAGAGTTATTTTCTGAACTACGGAAGTTCAGCGTTAAAGTTCATTTGATCATTCTTGATATAACCAAAACCGATTTTTACAATCATCTGAATTTTGAACCTGATGAGGATCCAAAATCTTATTTGTTACCCGATCAAATAGCGGAAGTGATTGAAGAGCTAATCATTAGTGATAAAGGTTGGATTGTACCTGAAATCCAGATTTCTCCAGAATTGTTTAAGTTAAAACGTAAAAAACAAATCTAA
- a CDS encoding Crp/Fnr family transcriptional regulator: MGLKESLAKLSMINIKRGEVLFKEGVPSNGAMFFLFEGQLDIYKQIEGKHAKLRSILPGEFFGEMAIINNSPRAASIVVVSETAKLGIINRTTFVQMSQESPEFLFLLLKKVIERLYETDGKIRAIKRQQDEDSAIAKVIPGSGAGSSENEMGDGEAPPEPFSDETTPVGE; this comes from the coding sequence ATGGGACTTAAAGAATCTCTCGCAAAATTAAGTATGATCAATATCAAACGTGGAGAAGTTCTCTTTAAAGAGGGCGTTCCTTCCAATGGAGCCATGTTTTTTTTGTTCGAAGGCCAATTAGATATTTATAAACAAATCGAAGGTAAACACGCCAAACTAAGAAGTATCCTTCCTGGTGAGTTTTTTGGTGAGATGGCCATTATTAATAATAGCCCAAGGGCGGCATCGATCGTTGTCGTTTCAGAAACGGCAAAATTAGGAATCATCAACCGGACTACCTTTGTTCAAATGAGCCAGGAAAGCCCAGAGTTTTTGTTTTTGTTACTTAAAAAAGTAATAGAACGACTTTATGAAACTGATGGAAAAATTCGAGCCATCAAACGACAACAAGACGAAGACTCTGCTATTGCCAAAGTTATCCCTGGATCAGGTGCAGGCTCAAGTGAAAACGAAATGGGAGATGGAGAGGCACCACCAGAACCATTCTCTGATGAAACAACACCCGTTGGTGAATGA
- a CDS encoding Crp/Fnr family transcriptional regulator has product MSIPKKDNRINIFDFVNTVPTKTFKRGEIIVREGEPSNEKMYFILSGSLSVGMGAPDQGNFHEVRKLSTGEFFGEIALISSHPRAMTVFIDSDRAQLGILDKQNLTRIANSNPMFVYALLQTYVERLIEAEQKLKDLSELSDGT; this is encoded by the coding sequence ATGTCCATTCCGAAAAAAGACAATCGAATCAACATCTTTGACTTCGTTAATACTGTCCCTACAAAGACATTCAAACGAGGTGAAATCATTGTTAGAGAAGGAGAACCATCTAACGAGAAGATGTATTTCATCTTAAGTGGTTCTCTCTCTGTAGGCATGGGAGCACCTGACCAAGGAAATTTCCATGAAGTAAGAAAACTTTCCACAGGCGAATTTTTTGGAGAGATTGCTCTCATCTCTAGTCACCCAAGGGCTATGACAGTTTTTATAGACTCGGACCGAGCACAACTAGGTATCTTAGATAAACAAAATCTAACTCGCATTGCCAATTCAAATCCGATGTTTGTTTACGCATTGTTACAAACTTATGTAGAACGTTTGATTGAAGCAGAACAAAAACTAAAAGATCTTTCGGAGTTGAGTGATGGGACTTAA
- a CDS encoding ankyrin repeat domain-containing protein: MKQNFFTFSLSLLLVFSETSFAQENSVETTSITATAPDMVQILSKGSLKEFETAITNGGDINASDESGKTLLVLAVEKNKPKQFEILLTQGADLNKRDLSGKTLLHYVVTSRFTNQIKTIVEKGADLNAYDADGNTALHVAVLKANLAVQKLLIESKADVNLRNNPRKSPLYLAFEKSKLDSITYLLQNGADINLPDLTGRTPVFVAIDQKNLKLLNLSLDSNGNPNTEDTKSIRPIVFTLEKGFTQGLEVLLNRGADVNAKTPEGESLLFYAVEKKNLTAVNLLLKKGLNVDSKNLQNKTLFEIALQKNDSNLLKLVLDAGANPNQNLSTNKNPLEESIEASKWAVAEILIQKNADVLTPNLSGYLPIHLASRKSGLKIVEELVKKNVPVDVINQKTNETSLSLALENKQLSIAKFLLSKKANPNQKQKDGASLIFSTIERKDAEAFKLLVGAGADLQSLNEEGENLITTVCKLDIDKKEQKFADETIKLLVTKSVNPNTKNKRGLSALHIALNRNRLETMSQLITLGADPNLTDNNGLTVLHKAIQKFLSSKENTQTESYKKLVLFLVERRANLNQQDKLGKTILSELAIQFDPGKSDSILELARVFVLNGGDSKIEDKTGKSPLEYAEDKKVPELIEIYRGL; this comes from the coding sequence ATGAAACAGAATTTTTTTACTTTTAGTTTATCCCTTCTACTTGTTTTTTCAGAAACTAGTTTTGCTCAAGAAAACTCGGTAGAAACTACATCAATCACTGCTACCGCTCCCGACATGGTACAAATTCTATCCAAAGGGAGTTTGAAGGAATTCGAAACTGCGATTACCAATGGTGGAGATATCAATGCCAGCGACGAATCAGGTAAAACTCTACTTGTTTTGGCTGTGGAAAAAAACAAACCCAAACAGTTTGAAATATTACTCACACAAGGTGCAGATCTAAACAAAAGAGATTTATCCGGCAAAACATTGTTACATTATGTGGTCACTTCACGATTCACAAACCAAATCAAAACCATTGTCGAAAAAGGTGCCGATTTAAATGCATATGATGCCGACGGGAATACTGCTCTTCATGTGGCAGTACTGAAAGCCAATCTCGCCGTACAAAAGTTACTGATCGAAAGTAAAGCAGATGTGAACCTAAGAAACAATCCAAGAAAGTCTCCACTTTACTTAGCTTTTGAAAAATCAAAGTTGGATTCAATTACTTATCTCCTTCAAAATGGGGCAGACATCAACCTTCCTGACCTAACGGGAAGAACTCCAGTTTTTGTAGCCATCGATCAAAAAAACTTAAAACTTTTGAACCTAAGTCTAGACTCCAATGGGAATCCAAATACCGAAGATACTAAGTCCATCCGTCCGATTGTTTTTACTCTCGAGAAAGGTTTTACCCAAGGATTAGAAGTTCTTCTAAACCGCGGTGCTGATGTAAATGCAAAAACTCCAGAAGGGGAATCTTTACTTTTTTATGCTGTAGAAAAAAAGAACCTAACAGCAGTAAATTTATTACTCAAAAAAGGACTTAATGTAGATTCCAAAAACTTACAAAACAAAACTCTATTTGAAATCGCTTTGCAAAAAAATGATTCCAATCTTTTGAAACTGGTTTTGGATGCAGGTGCCAACCCCAATCAAAACCTTTCCACAAATAAAAATCCTTTAGAGGAATCCATTGAAGCTTCTAAATGGGCAGTGGCAGAAATTCTAATACAAAAAAATGCAGATGTATTAACACCGAACCTATCCGGATATCTTCCCATTCATTTAGCTTCCAGAAAATCAGGTCTAAAAATCGTTGAAGAATTGGTGAAAAAAAATGTTCCCGTGGATGTCATAAACCAAAAGACAAATGAAACCTCACTTTCATTAGCTCTAGAAAACAAACAACTATCCATTGCAAAATTTCTTTTATCTAAAAAAGCAAACCCCAACCAAAAGCAAAAAGATGGTGCCAGTTTGATTTTTTCGACCATTGAGCGAAAAGATGCAGAAGCATTTAAACTTTTAGTTGGCGCCGGTGCCGATTTACAATCCTTAAATGAGGAAGGTGAAAACTTAATCACAACGGTTTGTAAATTGGATATTGATAAAAAAGAACAAAAGTTTGCGGATGAAACGATCAAACTTCTTGTCACAAAATCAGTGAACCCAAACACAAAAAACAAACGAGGGTTAAGTGCTCTTCATATAGCACTCAACAGAAATCGTTTAGAAACAATGTCTCAACTGATTACGTTAGGAGCTGATCCCAACCTAACAGATAACAATGGACTAACGGTTTTACACAAAGCCATCCAAAAGTTTTTATCCTCAAAAGAGAATACACAAACAGAAAGTTATAAGAAATTAGTACTATTCCTAGTAGAAAGAAGAGCGAACTTAAACCAACAGGATAAATTAGGGAAAACTATACTTTCCGAACTAGCAATCCAGTTTGATCCTGGTAAAAGTGATTCCATTTTGGAATTGGCAAGAGTCTTTGTTTTAAATGGCGGAGATTCTAAAATAGAAGATAAAACGGGAAAATCTCCTCTTGAATATGCGGAGGATAAGAAAGTACCTGAACTGATTGAGATTTACCGCGGCCTTTAA